From the Fibrobacter sp. UWB11 genome, one window contains:
- a CDS encoding ATP-binding protein, with protein MDCIESSDLTHAILSSAGLGLWTIELDDGKPPRMYADKAFLQILGLPDETLPEDLYNLWCNNIDLSYYEEFAESIDMMTRGEMSELEYAWNHQSRGIIFLRSHGGRNNEYTRGVRLEGCCTDVTEQIEFKMHLRELDQYSDIANTLGDGFDNIYYVNINDNSFIEFNAQGVAKTLDFQNITDFFEGFEQALEKVVCKEDWDTVKDFINKEKLLNGLENDRAVSVAFRFFIDGRMVYYRLKAAKTPDSDNHIVVTLENVDEEETAKAERKAISIRDMAVISGLSDDFGCVVYVDYETLSEAHYRFDPVFDEFIPGWSKIDNFGKRLELLVNTVVHPSDRETFCAATEPAKVLEMVEREHMYFVNFRLQIDGEDIYYQIKFVKDENSKNHVIAGFHSVDAETKREMASLEKAELANKAKSAFLFNMSHDIRTPLNAMIGFTDMAVKNIDDKTKALDYLNKSKLSSEHLLSLINDVLDMSRIESGKVELDLNPVNLDENGDDVVPMLKSLAEKKNVKFEFVRHDVENRYVYVDFLRMNQVLINVVSNAVKYTPSGGSVNVDISEVPSDREGYGMYQFVIKDTGIGMSSEYLKHLFDEFSRERTSTVSKQQGTGLGLAITKRIVDMMEGSIDVESKVGEGSKFTIRIPMRIQENPEVVEQVRFVHSERESVSFEGFKVLVVEDNELNLEISRDVLESAGVIVEAAADGSIAVECLKVKGPDYYDCILMDIQMPVMDGFEATRAIRKMFPDKRIPIIALSANAFDEDRRKSFEAGMDGHLAKPIVIAQLDDALKKFLKK; from the coding sequence ATGGACTGTATTGAATCGTCAGACTTGACGCATGCGATTCTTTCTAGTGCAGGCCTCGGCTTGTGGACGATTGAGCTTGATGACGGCAAACCTCCCAGAATGTATGCCGATAAAGCCTTCCTCCAAATTCTTGGACTTCCCGACGAAACGCTCCCTGAAGATCTTTACAATTTATGGTGCAATAACATCGACCTCTCGTATTACGAAGAGTTTGCCGAGTCTATCGACATGATGACTCGTGGCGAAATGTCGGAACTCGAGTACGCCTGGAACCACCAGTCCCGCGGAATTATATTCTTGCGGAGCCATGGTGGCCGAAATAATGAATACACTCGCGGAGTCCGCCTTGAAGGGTGCTGCACCGATGTTACCGAACAGATTGAATTCAAGATGCATTTGCGTGAACTGGACCAGTATTCCGACATTGCAAATACGCTTGGTGATGGCTTCGATAACATTTATTACGTAAATATAAACGATAATTCTTTTATTGAATTTAACGCGCAAGGCGTGGCTAAAACTCTTGATTTCCAAAACATTACTGATTTTTTTGAGGGCTTTGAACAAGCGCTAGAGAAAGTTGTTTGCAAGGAAGACTGGGATACCGTCAAGGATTTTATCAATAAAGAAAAACTTTTGAATGGTCTCGAAAATGACCGTGCAGTGTCTGTTGCGTTCCGTTTCTTTATTGATGGTCGGATGGTTTATTATCGTTTGAAGGCTGCGAAAACCCCTGATTCCGACAACCACATTGTGGTGACTCTCGAAAACGTAGACGAAGAAGAAACCGCGAAGGCCGAACGTAAGGCAATCTCGATTCGAGACATGGCTGTGATTTCTGGTTTGTCCGATGACTTTGGTTGCGTGGTGTACGTTGATTACGAAACGCTTTCCGAGGCTCATTATCGCTTTGATCCGGTGTTCGATGAATTTATACCGGGATGGTCTAAAATTGATAATTTTGGCAAGCGCTTGGAACTCCTGGTCAATACCGTTGTGCATCCTAGCGACCGTGAAACTTTTTGTGCGGCGACAGAACCGGCGAAGGTTCTCGAAATGGTCGAGCGCGAACACATGTACTTCGTCAATTTCAGGTTGCAAATCGATGGCGAAGATATTTACTACCAAATTAAGTTCGTGAAGGATGAAAATTCCAAGAATCACGTGATTGCGGGTTTCCATAGTGTCGATGCCGAAACAAAAAGAGAAATGGCGAGCCTTGAAAAAGCAGAACTTGCAAACAAGGCCAAGAGTGCGTTTCTCTTCAACATGTCGCACGATATCCGCACACCGCTCAATGCGATGATTGGCTTTACCGACATGGCCGTAAAAAACATCGATGACAAAACAAAGGCGCTTGACTACCTGAACAAGTCTAAACTTTCGAGCGAACACCTTTTGTCTTTGATTAACGATGTGCTGGACATGTCTCGTATTGAAAGCGGCAAGGTGGAATTGGACTTGAATCCGGTCAATTTGGATGAAAACGGCGATGACGTTGTCCCGATGCTCAAGTCGCTCGCCGAAAAGAAAAATGTCAAGTTTGAATTTGTTCGTCACGATGTCGAGAACCGCTATGTCTACGTTGATTTCTTGCGCATGAACCAAGTGCTCATCAACGTTGTTTCTAACGCGGTAAAGTACACCCCGTCGGGTGGCTCTGTAAATGTCGATATTAGTGAGGTTCCTTCGGACCGCGAAGGATACGGAATGTATCAATTCGTCATCAAGGATACGGGTATCGGCATGAGTTCGGAATACCTGAAACATCTCTTTGATGAATTTTCTCGTGAAAGAACATCTACGGTCAGTAAGCAACAGGGAACAGGCCTTGGGCTTGCCATCACAAAGCGCATTGTCGATATGATGGAAGGCAGTATAGATGTTGAAAGTAAGGTTGGGGAAGGTTCCAAGTTTACGATTCGTATTCCCATGCGCATCCAGGAAAATCCGGAAGTCGTTGAACAGGTTCGTTTTGTGCACTCCGAACGTGAATCTGTTTCTTTCGAAGGATTCAAGGTTCTCGTGGTTGAAGATAACGAACTGAATCTTGAAATTTCAAGGGATGTTCTTGAAAGCGCGGGCGTGATTGTTGAAGCTGCAGCCGATGGCTCTATAGCTGTGGAATGTTTGAAAGTAAAGGGCCCTGATTATTACGATTGCATTTTGATGGATATCCAGATGCCGGTGATGGATGGCTTTGAAGCTACCCGTGCCATCCGTAAAATGTTCCCCGACAAACGAATTCCGATTATCGCACTTTCTGCAAATGCATTTGATGAAGACCGCCGCAAGTCCTTTGAGGCGGGTATGGACGGTCATTTGGCAAAGCCGATTGTCATCGCTCAACTCGATGACGCCCTAAAGAAATTCCTCAAGAAATAG
- a CDS encoding acyltransferase: MSKSANYFPAIDGLRLLASLNIVMLHLGSSNALMYMSDCKWVMPIISAPAFAAGIFYVLAGFLFASKYSDPDRRIPVIPFMFSRIAKLYRLHFFMTLLMFVLVMFKMSGYTHLPALSEIGDCASAGLSKMFHPWRSLFMHLTLTWSIVPDLGMKLNEPSWSLTSFFLCYAITPWFSRWLIKQNRRTLWVLFGAVFIPGILWAIVYGNSGNLWFDGFDAKYRFFHMFAPVRVFEYLFGMVLYRLYNEGVFDFLKKNFVSGIAQAILLLALYGSLFLMRPDANPGYNYFIHHSLPIFIYGMFVVSLLSGKGFLARFFCIPLVRHIGRASFYPYLIHLPIITFAWGICNLNRPKNTILLLIFIYTVSTLYMEFKVWRRKKAKSRT, encoded by the coding sequence ATGTCGAAATCCGCAAATTACTTTCCCGCTATCGATGGCTTGCGCCTGCTTGCAAGCCTTAACATTGTCATGCTTCATTTGGGCAGTTCCAACGCCCTCATGTACATGTCCGATTGCAAATGGGTAATGCCCATTATTTCGGCACCGGCTTTTGCAGCGGGAATTTTTTATGTGTTGGCGGGTTTTCTTTTTGCAAGCAAGTATAGCGACCCCGATCGCAGAATCCCTGTAATCCCCTTCATGTTTAGCCGCATTGCAAAGCTTTATCGCTTGCATTTCTTCATGACGCTCCTCATGTTTGTACTGGTGATGTTCAAGATGAGCGGCTACACGCATTTGCCTGCACTCTCTGAAATTGGCGATTGTGCATCGGCGGGGCTTTCGAAGATGTTCCACCCGTGGCGCAGCCTCTTCATGCATCTCACGCTGACGTGGTCGATTGTTCCCGATCTCGGCATGAAATTGAATGAGCCTTCATGGTCGCTTACAAGTTTTTTCCTGTGCTATGCGATTACGCCGTGGTTCAGCCGTTGGCTGATCAAGCAGAACCGCCGTACGCTTTGGGTGCTGTTTGGGGCGGTGTTCATTCCGGGAATTCTTTGGGCTATCGTGTATGGCAATTCGGGCAATCTCTGGTTTGATGGATTTGATGCAAAGTACCGCTTCTTCCACATGTTTGCGCCGGTCCGCGTTTTTGAATATTTGTTTGGCATGGTGCTTTATCGCCTGTATAACGAGGGCGTGTTTGATTTTCTCAAAAAGAATTTTGTGAGCGGTATTGCCCAGGCAATATTGCTATTGGCTCTTTATGGAAGTCTCTTTTTGATGCGGCCCGATGCCAATCCCGGATATAATTACTTTATTCATCATAGCCTACCGATTTTTATTTACGGCATGTTTGTGGTGAGCCTCCTTTCGGGCAAGGGCTTCTTGGCGAGATTTTTCTGCATTCCGCTTGTGCGCCATATCGGCCGCGCGTCGTTCTACCCGTATTTGATCCATTTGCCTATCATTACGTTTGCATGGGGTATCTGTAACTTGAACCGTCCGAAGAATACCATTCTTTTGCTCATCTTCATTTACACGGTCAGCACGCTGTACATGGAATTTAAAGTCTGGCGCCGCAAGAAAGCAAAGTCTAGAACTTAG
- a CDS encoding HD-GYP domain-containing protein has product MSNERAKILIVDDDAMNRVVLSDLLSDEYDIIEAKGGDEAIEILEKMAKEITLVLLDMVMPGRDGLEVLQVMNEKDWIKGTPVVMISAETSSPHVEKAFALGVTDFIYRPFDQMVVQNRVRNTIGLYVKQMQLSELVTDNIYERTRNSDMLISILSHIVEFRNGESGQHVLHIKKITEILLRALLARTSEYNFTEDEIDSIATASSMHDIGKITIPDEILNKPGKLTKEEFDIMKQHSMNGAKMLDAIQFFKKEPLMKFAYDICRWHHERWDGRGYPDGLKGNDIPISAQVVSIADVYDALTSERCYKKAFTHEKALEMIRNNECGVFNPLLLECLGDVADRLPQEINDQRTNNLSEAEFSKIARSIFESTEDDTNNIIAEQYINEHKKSLFFASLQRGVTFEYTYEPSLLKLETKRAKDLSFPKTMVEPENNPDFWNIFGRENWDEFARLLHDPQLNNDSFIFNSDMRIKGQKKPCKIKVQQNWNRRDPENPELISIYGCVEFIK; this is encoded by the coding sequence ATGAGTAACGAGAGGGCAAAAATATTAATCGTCGATGATGACGCGATGAACAGAGTCGTTCTTTCAGACCTGCTCTCGGACGAATATGATATCATCGAAGCAAAGGGCGGCGACGAAGCCATCGAGATTCTCGAAAAGATGGCTAAGGAAATCACGCTCGTCTTGTTAGATATGGTTATGCCAGGACGCGACGGGCTCGAAGTCCTCCAAGTTATGAACGAAAAAGACTGGATCAAAGGGACTCCTGTCGTGATGATTTCGGCCGAGACCTCAAGCCCTCACGTGGAAAAAGCTTTTGCACTTGGCGTTACCGATTTTATTTACCGCCCGTTCGACCAAATGGTCGTGCAAAACCGTGTACGCAATACCATCGGGCTATACGTGAAGCAGATGCAGCTTTCGGAACTTGTCACGGACAATATTTACGAAAGAACGCGAAATAGCGACATGCTGATTTCCATCTTGAGCCATATCGTTGAATTCCGCAACGGCGAAAGCGGCCAGCATGTTCTGCACATCAAAAAGATTACCGAAATTCTTTTACGCGCATTGCTCGCACGCACCAGTGAATACAATTTTACCGAAGATGAAATCGACTCTATCGCCACAGCATCTTCGATGCACGATATCGGTAAAATTACGATTCCCGACGAAATTTTAAACAAGCCCGGCAAACTCACGAAAGAAGAGTTCGATATCATGAAGCAACACTCCATGAATGGCGCCAAGATGCTCGACGCCATCCAGTTCTTCAAGAAAGAACCTCTGATGAAGTTCGCTTACGATATCTGCCGTTGGCACCACGAACGCTGGGACGGCCGCGGCTACCCCGACGGTCTCAAAGGGAACGACATTCCCATTAGCGCCCAGGTGGTTTCCATTGCCGATGTTTACGATGCACTGACAAGCGAACGCTGCTATAAAAAGGCGTTCACCCACGAAAAAGCACTCGAGATGATCCGCAACAACGAATGTGGCGTGTTCAATCCGTTGCTTTTGGAATGTCTGGGCGATGTCGCTGATCGTTTACCGCAAGAAATCAACGACCAGCGCACGAACAACTTGAGCGAAGCGGAATTTTCGAAAATCGCAAGGTCCATTTTCGAAAGCACCGAAGACGATACAAACAATATCATTGCCGAACAATACATAAACGAACACAAAAAAAGCCTTTTCTTTGCTTCCCTGCAAAGAGGGGTTACGTTCGAATACACCTACGAGCCTTCGCTCTTAAAGCTCGAAACCAAAAGGGCTAAGGACTTAAGCTTTCCGAAGACGATGGTCGAACCGGAAAACAATCCTGATTTTTGGAACATCTTTGGGCGAGAAAACTGGGATGAGTTTGCAAGACTATTGCACGATCCGCAGCTCAACAACGATTCCTTTATTTTCAACAGCGATATGAGAATCAAGGGACAAAAGAAGCCGTGCAAAATCAAGGTTCAACAGAACTGGAATAGGCGCGACCCGGAGAATCCGGAACTTATTTCTATTTACGGGTGCGTGGAATTTATTAAATAA
- a CDS encoding response regulator, which translates to MSDSNNQAAYAELFADIFYEQFISAYYVNLLDYTYVVYYRRKGLEKKYGNGENAVKAIKKFISEDVHPDDREQLKNISSAEYIRERLKKESSFSYVVREVVTGKERYCKIQVTRGRDEDHIAFCFLNVDDEIRKRMKIDESNRIIQALAAEYSVLYRIELDTEKMLSYIKSKTESGFEKKIRRDTKYSDALERYCKEIVCEEDAKRLLSMASIENIRKMLSIVRHFEINYRQKNGRYFEMKFVRISDENTSTVVLGVADCDEEMRTGVINREFSEIANALSVEYEIIYYVNLKDESYDVFNQEDSYIKLKLLLSGQNFFDECARDIKKIIYPQDVERLSSVMRKDYLLSQLARDKSFSVEYRLIVDGEPQYYRLKVLWSKAADDHIIIAVANVNKEVVAREEHKRDMERNFDIIKVLATEYSSVYYIDLETDSLTPYTMNANTESKFGTIFSSGIHYSDAFKMYVDSIVYELDKKMVLEAGSIEKIKAQLALQKSFITQYRSYESGVARFCEMKFVKVGPENGKPRAVVLGFADKDAEILNRYVDSRLYEDYFGVYFVNLEDDTIRGVRESTIYEKGSTYGGYRKYSSAVLEFSKAVLPEFRETWVNMANVEFMRSYLANDDKREYNYRALKGEWRRATTFVIERKNGIPTSFILAFMFIDNVTAQKMELDAKIAEQKIALEQQQVLLEKALVQAESANKAKTMFLSNMSHDIRTPMNAIIGFTNLALNNLDDPSTVKNYLDKTVVSSTHLLSLINDILDMSRIESGKIRLEEVNCSLSEIMHDLNTIVLGQARVKQQNLYTDSFDIENEYVICDKLRLHQMLINLLSNAVKFTPAGGNIHVFVRQTGKDEKTASYEFHVKDDGIGMSPEFLKVLYEPFERERTSTLSKTQGTGLGMSITKKIVDMMGGTIDVVSAPGKGTEYTVRLKLKIQDSTVDFSMLESLQNARALVVDRDYNACSSATNLLRRLGLRSEWTMYGKEAVLRVKEAVERHEHFAVIFIDDSMMDLESVEMVRQIRSISNSENPIIIMTSYDWTNIENAARDAGVTDFMSKPLFFTEMHNVLARAIGVMKDDPQKVDEKGVDFSGKKILLVEDNELNREIAESVLEEMGFAVDYAEDGSVALEMLCAEKPNVYDLILMDVQMPVMDGLEAARRIRALHHEYFKNVPIVAMTANAFEEDRKAALDAGMNEHVAKPIDVDKLKKVFRNLLI; encoded by the coding sequence ATGAGTGATAGTAACAATCAAGCTGCATATGCCGAATTATTTGCTGATATTTTCTATGAGCAATTTATTTCTGCATATTATGTAAACTTATTGGACTACACGTATGTTGTTTACTATCGCAGAAAAGGGCTCGAAAAAAAGTATGGAAATGGCGAAAATGCCGTAAAAGCCATAAAAAAGTTTATTTCCGAAGATGTCCATCCCGATGACCGTGAGCAACTGAAAAATATTTCATCGGCAGAATATATCCGCGAACGCCTTAAAAAAGAAAGCAGTTTTTCGTACGTGGTGCGCGAAGTTGTCACCGGTAAAGAACGGTATTGCAAAATTCAGGTGACTCGGGGGCGCGACGAAGACCACATTGCCTTCTGTTTTTTGAATGTGGATGATGAAATCCGCAAACGCATGAAAATTGATGAAAGTAACCGCATCATTCAGGCGCTCGCTGCAGAATATAGTGTGCTTTATCGCATCGAACTTGATACCGAGAAGATGCTTTCTTATATCAAGTCCAAGACTGAAAGTGGATTCGAAAAGAAAATCCGCAGAGATACAAAGTATTCCGATGCTCTAGAACGATACTGCAAAGAAATTGTGTGCGAAGAAGATGCCAAACGCCTGTTATCCATGGCGTCAATCGAGAATATTCGAAAAATGCTCTCGATAGTTCGCCATTTTGAAATTAACTACCGCCAAAAAAATGGCCGTTATTTCGAAATGAAGTTCGTTCGGATATCCGATGAAAATACATCTACGGTAGTGCTTGGTGTCGCCGACTGCGACGAGGAAATGCGTACGGGGGTGATAAACCGCGAGTTTTCCGAAATCGCGAATGCGTTGAGTGTTGAATACGAAATCATTTATTACGTGAACCTGAAAGACGAATCGTACGACGTATTCAATCAGGAAGACAGCTATATCAAGCTAAAGCTTTTGCTGTCCGGTCAGAATTTTTTCGATGAATGTGCAAGGGACATCAAAAAGATTATCTATCCGCAAGATGTCGAAAGACTGTCTTCTGTTATGAGAAAGGACTATTTGCTATCCCAGTTGGCTAGGGATAAGTCCTTTTCTGTAGAGTACAGGCTTATTGTCGATGGCGAACCGCAGTATTATCGTCTCAAGGTTCTTTGGTCTAAGGCTGCAGACGACCATATCATAATTGCTGTTGCAAATGTCAATAAGGAAGTCGTTGCAAGAGAAGAACACAAACGCGATATGGAGCGCAATTTCGATATCATTAAAGTGCTTGCGACGGAATATTCGTCAGTCTATTACATTGACCTTGAAACGGATAGCCTCACGCCGTACACGATGAATGCAAATACGGAATCGAAGTTCGGAACGATTTTTTCGAGCGGCATCCACTATTCCGATGCATTCAAGATGTATGTTGATAGTATTGTCTATGAACTCGACAAGAAAATGGTTCTTGAAGCGGGATCTATCGAAAAAATCAAGGCCCAGTTGGCATTGCAAAAGTCGTTCATTACGCAGTACCGCAGTTATGAAAGTGGTGTTGCGCGTTTTTGCGAAATGAAGTTCGTGAAAGTCGGGCCCGAAAATGGAAAACCGCGTGCCGTTGTGCTAGGATTTGCCGACAAGGATGCCGAAATTCTGAACCGCTATGTCGATAGTAGGCTCTATGAAGATTACTTTGGTGTTTATTTTGTAAATCTTGAAGATGATACCATCCGTGGCGTCCGCGAGTCGACCATTTATGAAAAAGGAAGTACCTATGGCGGTTATAGAAAATACAGCAGTGCAGTTCTCGAATTTAGCAAGGCTGTTTTGCCGGAGTTCCGCGAAACTTGGGTGAACATGGCGAATGTCGAATTTATGCGTTCGTACTTGGCAAATGATGATAAACGCGAATACAACTATAGGGCCCTAAAAGGGGAATGGCGCCGTGCAACTACTTTTGTGATTGAACGTAAAAATGGCATTCCGACAAGCTTTATTTTGGCGTTTATGTTCATTGACAATGTGACGGCGCAAAAGATGGAACTCGATGCCAAAATTGCAGAGCAGAAAATAGCGCTCGAGCAACAGCAAGTGCTTTTAGAAAAGGCGCTAGTTCAAGCCGAGTCTGCAAACAAGGCAAAAACCATGTTCCTTTCGAACATGTCACATGATATTCGCACGCCGATGAATGCTATTATCGGGTTTACTAATTTAGCGTTGAATAACTTGGATGATCCTTCGACAGTCAAGAATTATTTGGACAAAACGGTTGTTTCTAGCACGCATTTGCTTTCGCTAATCAACGATATTCTCGACATGAGCCGTATCGAATCAGGCAAGATTCGCCTTGAAGAAGTTAATTGCAGCTTGTCCGAAATTATGCATGACCTGAATACGATTGTTCTAGGGCAGGCCAGGGTAAAACAGCAGAACCTTTATACGGATAGCTTTGATATCGAAAATGAATATGTTATTTGCGATAAACTCCGTTTGCACCAAATGCTGATTAACCTGCTCTCGAACGCTGTCAAGTTTACGCCCGCAGGTGGAAATATCCATGTGTTTGTGCGCCAGACCGGCAAGGACGAAAAAACGGCATCATATGAATTCCATGTCAAGGATGATGGAATCGGCATGAGCCCTGAATTCTTGAAGGTCTTGTACGAACCGTTCGAACGTGAACGCACGTCAACGCTTTCTAAGACGCAAGGCACCGGGCTTGGCATGTCTATTACAAAGAAAATTGTAGACATGATGGGCGGAACGATTGATGTCGTGAGTGCCCCTGGAAAGGGAACGGAATATACCGTCCGTCTCAAGTTGAAAATTCAAGATTCAACGGTCGACTTTTCGATGCTTGAATCTTTGCAGAATGCACGTGCTCTTGTCGTTGATCGCGATTACAATGCATGTTCCAGCGCGACAAACTTATTGCGCCGCTTGGGCTTACGTTCGGAATGGACGATGTATGGCAAAGAGGCTGTATTACGAGTAAAAGAAGCTGTAGAACGCCATGAACACTTTGCGGTTATCTTTATCGACGATTCCATGATGGATTTGGAAAGTGTCGAAATGGTGCGCCAAATACGTTCTATCTCGAATAGCGAAAATCCGATTATCATCATGACATCTTACGATTGGACGAATATAGAAAACGCCGCTCGTGATGCCGGCGTGACAGACTTTATGAGTAAACCGTTGTTCTTTACCGAAATGCATAATGTCTTGGCACGTGCAATTGGTGTTATGAAAGACGACCCCCAAAAGGTTGATGAAAAGGGCGTTGATTTTTCGGGAAAGAAAATTCTTCTCGTCGAAGATAACGAACTGAATCGTGAAATTGCAGAAAGCGTCTTGGAGGAGATGGGCTTTGCTGTAGATTATGCCGAAGACGGTAGTGTTGCTCTAGAAATGCTCTGTGCCGAAAAGCCAAATGTCTATGACCTAATTTTGATGGATGTGCAAATGCCGGTTATGGACGGCCTCGAAGCCGCACGCCGCATCAGGGCTTTGCATCATGAATACTTCAAAAATGTCCCGATAGTTGCAATGACTGCCAATGCGTTCGAAGAAGACCGTAAGGCCGCCTTAGATGCAGGCATGAACGAACACGTTGCCAAACCCATCGATGTTGACAAACTCAAGAAAGTCTTTAGGAATCTTCTTATTTAA